The proteins below are encoded in one region of Telopea speciosissima isolate NSW1024214 ecotype Mountain lineage chromosome 10, Tspe_v1, whole genome shotgun sequence:
- the LOC122643940 gene encoding cytochrome P450 89A2-like: MELWFIILSSICICAAIKSFFQLSSHGKPKQTKLSLPPGPPKVPIIGNLLWFYKSFSELEPILQSLRHKYGPIITLHIGSRPAIFITDHSLAHQALIENGAAFADRPPSTASNRILTTNQHNINSAGYGPLWRVLRRNLTSELLHPSKVRSYSHARKWVLEILKSRLRFHGESGEPVHVMDTFQYVMFCLLVFMCFGEKLDEKVIREIEDVERTLLVNFRFFNVLAFFPTLGKIFFRNRWQQLLDMRHRQDSVISPLIRARRERKEKKQENPDELFISYIDTMFNLQIPDEGGRKLTEQEMVTLCSEFLNAGTDTTSTALQWIMANLVKNQEIQEKLYSEIKGNVGSGEEEIKEDDLAKMPYLKAVVLEGLRRHPPGHFVLPHAVTEDIVLDGHVIPKNAAVNFTVAEMGRDPKVWKDPMEFKPERFLGDEGKQFDITGSREIKMMPFGVGRRICPGLGLAVLHLEFFVANLIRDYKWTAVEGVDVDLSEKLEFTVVMKNPLQAHISPRVK; encoded by the coding sequence ATGGAGCTCTGGTTCATCATCCTCTCTTCTATCTGTATCTGTGCAGCTATCAAATCCTTCTTCCAACTCTCCTCCCACGGCAAACCCAAGCAAACAAAACTCTCCCTCCCACCAGGCCCTCCAAAAGTACCTATAATTGGTAACTTACTCTGGTTTTACAAATCCTTCTCTGAACTTGAACCAATCCTTCAGAGCCTCCGCCACAAATATGGCCCCATCATCACCCTCCATATTGGCTCCCGCCCAGCCATCTTCATCACAGACCATTCTCTCGCCCATCAAGCCCTCATTGAGAATGGTGCCGCTTTTGCCGACCGCCCACCATCCACCGCTTCAAACCGCATCCTTACTACAAACCAACACAACATCAATTCTGCCGGCTATGGTCCTCTTTGGCGAGTCCTTCGTCGGAACCTTACCTCTGAGCTCCTCCATCCTTCTAAGGTTAGATCCTATTCTCATGCCCGCAAATGGGTCTTGGAGATACTCAAGTCACGGCTCAGATTCCATGGTGAATCAGGTGAGCCTGTGCATGTAATGGATACCTTTCAGTACGTTATGTTCTGCTTACTGGTTTTCATGTGCTTTGGTGAGAAACTTGATGAGAAGGTCATTAGAGAAATCGAAGACGTAGAAAGAACCTTACTTGTCAATTTCCGTTTTTTCAATGTACTTGCGTTCTTCCCTACTTTGGGGAAAATATTTTTCAGAAATCGCTGGCAACAATTGCTTGATATGCGCCACAGACAGGACTCTGTTATAAGCCCTCTAATAAGAGCCAGACGAGAacgaaaagagaagaaacaagagaaccCAGATGAATTATTCATCTCCTACATCGATACAATGTTCAATCTTCAAATCCCAGATGAAGGGGGACGAAAGCTCACAGAACAAGAAATGGTGACTCTTTGCTCAGAGTTTCTAAATGCCGGTACAGACACAACATCTACTGCACTTCAATGGATCATGGCTAACCTGGTGAAGAACcaagaaatccaagaaaaacTGTATTCAGAAATCAAAGGAAATGTGGGTTCAGGTGAAGAAGAGATCAAAGAAGACGATTTGGCGAAGATGCCATACTTGAAGGCTGTGGTTTTGGAAGGGCTAAGGCGACACCCACCAGGCCACTTCGTATTGCCACATGCTGTCACTGAAGATATTGTATTGGACGGCCATGTTATACCAAAGAATGCCGCAGTGAATTTCACGGTTGCAGAGATGGGGAGGGATCCAAAGGTTTGGAAAGATCCAATGGAGTTTAAACCAGAGAGGTTCCTGGGTGACGAAGGGAAACAGTTTGACATAACAGGGAGTAGGGAGATTAAGATGATGCCATTTGGTGTAGGGAGGAGGATTTGCCCAGGACTTGGGTTAGCTGTGCTGCATCTGGAGTTTTTTGTAGCAAATTTGATCAGAGATTACAAATGGACGGCTGTTGAGGGAGTTGATGTTGACTTGTCAGAGAAGCTAGAGTTCACAGTAGTCATGAAAAATCCATTGCAAGCCCACATCTCTCCAAGGGTGAAATAA
- the LOC122642303 gene encoding cytochrome P450 89A2-like, with protein sequence MERSEQRREGRAGDGEAQRQGSKSSTTAEVLEGLRRHPPGHFVLPHAVTEDIVLDGHVIPKNAAVNFTVAEMGRDLKVWKDPMEFKPERFLGDEGKQFDITGSREIKMMPFGVGRRICPGLGLAVLHLEFFVANLIRDYKWTAVEGVDVDLSEKLEFTVVMKNPLQAHISPRVK encoded by the exons ATGGAGAGGTCAGAACAGAGGAGAGAGGGCAGGGCGGGGGATGGGGAGGCACAAaggcaaggttcaaaatccag TACAACGGCTGAGGTTTTGGAAGGGCTAAGGCGACACCCACCAGGCCACTTCGTATTGCCACATGCTGTCACGGAAGATATTGTGTTGGACGGCCATGTTATACCAAAGAATGCCGCAGTGAATTTCACGGTTGCAGAGATGGGGAGGGATCTAAAGGTTTGGAAAGATCCAATGGAGTTTAAACCAGAGAGGTTCCTGGGTGACGAAGGGAAACAGTTTGACATAACAGGGAGTAGGGAGATTAAGATGATGCCATTTGGTGTAGGGAGGAGGATTTGCCCAGGACTTGGGTTAGCTGTGCTGCATCTGGAGTTTTTTGTAGCAAATTTGATCAGAGATTACAAATGGACAGCTGTTGAGGGAGTTGATGTTGACTTGTCAGAGAAGCTAGAGTTCACAGTGGTCATGAAAAATCCATTGCAAGCCCACATCTCTCCAAGGGTGAAATAA
- the LOC122643939 gene encoding cytochrome P450 89A2-like encodes MEVWFIILFSLCICAALKSFIFPSSQSKPKQTNLSLPPGPPKVPIIGNLLWFYKSFSDLEPILQSLRHKYGPIITLHIGSRPAIFITDHSLAHQALVENGAAFADRPPSSASSRIITTNQHNINSAGYGPLWRVLRRNLTSELLHPSKVKSFSHARKWVLEILKSRLRFHGESGEPLRVIDTFQFVMFCLLVFMCFGDKLDEKVIREIEDVERTLLVNIRSFNVLAFFPKLGKIFFRKRWQKLLDIRQRQDSVISSQIRARRERMEKKQEDPDELFVSYVDTMFNLQIPDDEGGRKLTEQEMVTLCSEFLNAGTDTTSTALQWIMANLVKNQETQEKLYSEIKRVVVTGEEEIKEEDLAKMPYLKAVVLEGLRRHPPGHFVLPHAVTEDIVLDGHVIPKNAAVNFTIAEMGRDPKVWKDPMEFEPERFLGDEGEVFDITGTREIKMMPFGAGRRICPGLGLAVLHLEFFVANLIRDYKWTAVEGVDVDLSEQLEFTVVMKNPLHAHISPRVK; translated from the coding sequence ATGGAAGTCTGGTTCAtcatcctcttttctctctgtATCTGCGCAGCTCTCAAATCCTTCATTTTTCCATCTTCCCAAAGCAAACCCAAGCAAACAAACCTCTCCCTCCCACCAGGCCCTCCTAAAGTACCTATAATCGGTAACTTACTCTGGTTTTACAAATCCTTCTCTGACCTTGAACCAATCCTCCAAAGCCTCCGCCACAAGTATGGCCCCATCATAACCCTCCACATTGGCTCCCGCCCAGCCATCTTCATCACAGACCACTCTCTTGCCCATCAAGCCCTTGTAGAGAATGGTGCCGCCTTTGCCGACCGCCCACCATCCAGCGCTTCGAGCCGCATCATTACTACTAACCAACACAACATCAACTCTGCTGGTTATGGTCCTCTTTGGCGAGTCCTTCGACGGAACCTCACCTCTGAACTCCTCCATCCTTCTAAGGTTAAATCCTTTTCTCATGCCCGCAAATGGGTTTTGGAGATCCTCAAATCGCGTCTCAGATTCCATGGTGAATCAGGTGAGCCTTTGCGTGTAATTGATACCTTTCAATTTGTCATGTTCTGCTTATTGGTTTTCATGTGCTTTGGCGATAAACTTGATGAGAAGGTCATTAGAGAAATCGAAGACGTAGAGAGAACCTTACTTGTCAATATCCGTTCATTCAATGTATTGGCGTTCTTCCCTAAATTGGGAAAAATATTCTTCAGAAAACGCTGGCAGAAATTGCTTGATATACGCCAGAGACAGGACTCCGTTATAAGCTCTCAAATAAGAGCCAGACGAGAACGAatggagaagaaacaagaagaccCAGATGAATTATTCGTCTCCTACGTCGATACAATGTTCAATCTTCAAATCCCAGATGATGAAGGGGGACGAAAGCTCACAGAACAAGAAATGGTGACTCTTTGTTCAGAGTTTCTAAATGCCGGCACAGACACAACATCTACTGCACTTCAATGGATCATGGCTAACCTGGTGAAGAAccaagaaacccaagaaaagtTGTATTCAGAAATCAAAAGAGTTGTGGTTACAggtgaagaagaaatcaaagaagaagatttaGCGAAGATGCCATACTTGAAGGCTGTGGTTTTGGAAGGGCTAAGGCGACACCCACCAGGCCATTTCGTATTGCCACATGCTGTCACTGAAGATATTGTGTTGGACGGCCATGTTATACCAAAGAATGCCGCAGTGAATTTCACAATTGCAGAGATGGGGAGAGATCCAAAGGTATGGAAAGATCCAATGGAGTTTGAACCAGAGAGGTTCTTGGGTGATGAAGGGGAAGTGTTTGATATAACAGGGACTAGGGAGATTAAGATGATGCCATTTGGTGCAGGGAGGAGGATTTGCCCAGGACTTGGGTTAGCTGTGCTGCATCTGGAGTTTTTTGTAGCAAATTTGATCAGAGATTACAAATGGACGGCTGTTGAGGGAGTTGATGTTGACTTGTCAGAGCAGCTAGAGTTCACTGTTGTCATGAAAAATCCATTGCATGCCCACATCTCTCCAAGGGTGAAATAA